A genomic segment from Anopheles merus strain MAF unplaced genomic scaffold, AmerM5.1 LNR4000421, whole genome shotgun sequence encodes:
- the LOC121602364 gene encoding uncharacterized protein LOC121602364: MWRIVVVCLMLLVLTDLCTAQRVRRRHPHYPKFEILWPLHWVSAAYVWGFLKLGAIFAGLMLLFVFRHLAWWNSTPTYLGHDAPVYHFRGFSTNRGDGVTTNNEYSNDEVLYWTDKIERAARLFGEVK, translated from the exons ATGTGGCGAATTGTAGTAGTGTGTTTGATGTTGCTGGTCCTAACGGATCTCTGCACGGCACAGCGTGTGCGTCGAAGGCATCCACACTATCCAAAGTTTGAAATTT TATGGCCTCTGCATTGGGTCAGTGCGGCGTACGTGTGGGGCTTTCTGAAGCTGGGAGCCATATTCGCTGGCCTAATGCTACTGTTTGTCTTTCGCCATCTGGCCTGGTGGAACAGTACACCAACGTACCTCGGCCATGATGCTCCTGTGTA TCATTTTAGAGGTTTCAGTACTAACAGGGGCGATGGTGTCACAACGAACAACGAATACAGCAACGACGAGGTGCTCTATTGGACTGATAAGATTGAAAGGGCTGCTCGACTGTTTGGAGAagtgaaataa